A single region of the Candidatus Protochlamydia amoebophila UWE25 genome encodes:
- a CDS encoding 1-aminocyclopropane-1-carboxylate deaminase (ACC deaminase), which produces MEKIQQLIKILQNIDQQPYPSHSRIHALSSFNSSNCCCFVKREDELGFGISGSKIRKYRTLIPFLIHNKVEEVVVIGSAYSNHVLSFLQLLIENKIQATLFLRGDPKREFKGNCFFTSLLTPASSIHWFSKEEWRSVLEQAYFYAKDKKNICILPEGACIPEAFPGALTLPLDIIQNETDTQLEFNHLFIDSGTGLSAIALILAYYWIGKKTQIHVVLMAENEAYFLKQLASFHRYFEQLIGTSQLPFPSNFQLYRPKQGKKFGQLYSHSFKDIIQLARVEGFFTDPIYTGKLFHESKKIINSSALEGLILIIHSGGTLSLLAGFQDQLREAFQE; this is translated from the coding sequence ATGGAGAAAATTCAACAACTAATAAAGATTCTTCAAAACATTGATCAGCAGCCTTATCCAAGTCATTCACGCATTCATGCCTTGTCCTCGTTTAATTCTTCAAACTGCTGTTGCTTTGTAAAACGAGAAGACGAACTTGGATTCGGGATTTCAGGCTCCAAAATACGCAAATACCGAACCTTGATCCCTTTTCTTATTCACAACAAAGTTGAAGAAGTTGTTGTCATTGGCAGTGCCTACTCTAACCATGTTCTTAGCTTTCTACAACTTCTTATTGAAAATAAAATTCAAGCTACCTTGTTCTTAAGAGGTGACCCCAAAAGAGAATTTAAAGGTAACTGCTTTTTCACATCGCTTCTAACCCCCGCTTCCTCTATTCATTGGTTTTCAAAAGAAGAATGGAGAAGTGTTCTGGAACAAGCTTATTTTTATGCTAAAGATAAAAAGAATATTTGTATTTTACCAGAAGGCGCTTGCATCCCTGAAGCTTTTCCAGGAGCTTTAACGCTTCCTTTAGATATCATTCAAAACGAAACAGATACGCAACTAGAATTCAATCATCTTTTTATAGACTCAGGAACAGGGCTCTCTGCTATCGCTTTAATTCTAGCCTATTATTGGATCGGCAAAAAAACACAAATTCATGTGGTCTTAATGGCTGAAAATGAAGCTTATTTTCTCAAACAGTTGGCAAGCTTTCATCGTTATTTTGAGCAATTGATAGGGACATCTCAACTTCCATTTCCCTCAAATTTTCAACTCTATAGACCCAAACAAGGTAAAAAATTTGGGCAACTTTATTCTCATTCCTTTAAGGATATTATCCAATTAGCTAGAGTTGAAGGTTTTTTTACTGATCCTATTTACACAGGAAAGCTTTTTCACGAATCCAAAAAAATCATTAACTCTTCTGCTTTAGAAGGTCTTATTTTGATCATTCATTCGGGAGGTACGCTTAGCCTACTAGCAGGTTTTCAGGATCAATTAAGAGAAGCTTTTCAAGAATAA
- a CDS encoding glycosyltransferase family 92 protein, protein MCAFQKIEGIKAQKSLAICTLFQNESKYLPEWIEFHENQGVSHFFLYNHFCTEDWQDILKKYIDRGLVEVINWPYEYATAADWTRIQCRAYMDAALRSKGRYQWCAFLDSDEFLFSVEGLSLCEVLKEYKYAPGVVVNWVMYGTSHVEKISESEKMLDLLIWRAPLDFPANLHFKTIAKPEEIKNCFNPHGFIFHNEKNAVDENHQPKAFSDWNSFSVNKLRINHYWSRDKEFFYQVKIARRFKFFEGGEEPIAFEAAMNVEYDPILSSKKD, encoded by the coding sequence TTGTGTGCCTTTCAAAAAATTGAAGGGATCAAGGCACAAAAAAGTTTAGCTATATGTACTCTCTTTCAAAATGAATCTAAATATCTTCCTGAATGGATCGAGTTTCACGAAAACCAAGGAGTATCTCATTTTTTCCTTTACAATCATTTCTGTACTGAAGATTGGCAAGACATCCTTAAAAAATACATAGATAGGGGCTTAGTCGAAGTTATTAATTGGCCTTATGAATATGCCACCGCAGCTGATTGGACACGCATTCAATGCCGAGCCTATATGGATGCAGCACTTAGATCGAAAGGAAGATATCAATGGTGTGCTTTTCTCGATAGTGATGAATTTCTTTTTTCAGTCGAAGGATTATCTTTGTGTGAAGTATTAAAAGAATATAAATATGCTCCTGGTGTAGTGGTTAATTGGGTTATGTACGGAACCTCCCACGTTGAAAAAATTTCTGAAAGCGAAAAAATGCTCGACCTTTTAATTTGGAGAGCTCCTCTTGATTTTCCAGCAAACCTTCATTTTAAAACGATCGCAAAACCAGAAGAAATTAAAAATTGTTTTAATCCTCATGGGTTTATATTTCATAATGAAAAAAATGCTGTCGACGAAAATCACCAGCCAAAAGCATTTTCTGATTGGAATTCTTTTTCGGTCAATAAGCTTCGCATTAATCATTACTGGTCTCGTGATAAGGAATTTTTTTATCAAGTAAAAATTGCCCGAAGATTTAAGTTTTTTGAGGGAGGGGAAGAGCCAATTGCTTTTGAAGCAGCTATGAATGTTGAATATGATCCTATTTTATCATCAAAAAAAGATTAG
- a CDS encoding protein kinase domain-containing protein yields MQMRNCLSMPLMNHRNNCTSSSYTDLSSESSTFSFCSIDSNDSSSDLETLTKIKDLAPVIVNEFSVTQSTWKSSRNHIIQVITSAITVKNVQLQASKTLTPFLKFSNIDLLLQLQIPLTKTQLTSTFEFLSENLPLLKPATITGPIWHQIALTALNSYFDTNFCLEIHNHAIFILFLSHPSTVISQGRHKNVYKIFQLTGIPKLYAAAITTILKRDPEAKKLKEMQINEERFLTNLASNPQVVKTYSIHYYPANLSFDERQVIIMEYCPKDLRGLLNNLIDKREKLTSNQKYNCMFQLLQFLNDFHSNGYLHRDIKPDNILIKNLQLKFIDFGYSCHITEKEKLMRRCGTFQYLPIEIFEDLERPFGQEKDMWGAACIIWLLFYESLYPWYKAISSDEKYLDFLKKEICDFRQTITSLKSPTPLDHLLFNLLNPDPRTRWTASQAFKYILKHKKAFCEEEIIYI; encoded by the coding sequence ATGCAAATGCGGAATTGTTTATCAATGCCTTTAATGAATCATCGGAATAATTGCACAAGCTCTTCTTACACAGATCTTTCAAGCGAAAGCTCAACCTTTTCTTTTTGTTCTATTGATAGTAATGATTCCAGCTCTGATTTAGAAACTTTAACAAAAATAAAAGATTTAGCTCCAGTGATTGTTAACGAATTCTCGGTAACTCAATCAACTTGGAAAAGTTCAAGGAATCATATTATTCAAGTTATTACATCTGCGATTACAGTAAAAAATGTGCAATTACAAGCTTCAAAAACTTTGACTCCTTTTCTAAAGTTTTCTAACATTGATTTGTTACTTCAATTGCAAATTCCTTTAACAAAAACTCAACTTACCTCAACTTTTGAATTTCTTTCAGAAAATCTGCCTTTATTAAAACCAGCTACTATAACCGGTCCTATTTGGCATCAAATCGCGTTAACCGCACTCAATTCCTACTTCGATACGAATTTTTGTTTAGAAATTCACAATCATGCCATTTTTATTTTATTCTTATCTCATCCATCCACAGTTATTAGTCAAGGAAGACACAAAAATGTTTATAAAATCTTTCAACTAACTGGGATACCTAAACTATATGCTGCGGCAATTACTACAATTTTAAAAAGGGATCCTGAGGCAAAAAAATTAAAAGAAATGCAAATCAATGAAGAACGTTTTCTTACAAATTTAGCTAGTAATCCACAAGTCGTTAAAACGTATTCCATTCATTACTATCCAGCAAATCTATCTTTTGATGAAAGGCAAGTCATTATCATGGAATATTGCCCTAAAGATTTAAGGGGATTACTTAACAATTTAATCGATAAGAGAGAAAAGCTCACAAGCAATCAAAAATATAATTGTATGTTCCAACTTTTACAATTTTTAAACGATTTCCATTCTAATGGTTATCTCCATCGTGATATTAAACCCGATAATATTCTTATTAAGAATTTACAACTTAAATTTATAGACTTTGGATATTCCTGTCATATAACGGAGAAAGAAAAATTAATGAGACGCTGCGGTACATTTCAATATTTACCTATAGAAATATTTGAAGATTTGGAAAGGCCATTTGGCCAGGAAAAAGACATGTGGGGAGCCGCTTGTATTATTTGGTTGCTCTTTTATGAAAGTTTATATCCTTGGTATAAAGCAATCTCATCTGACGAGAAATATTTAGACTTTTTAAAAAAAGAAATTTGTGATTTTAGACAAACGATTACTTCTTTAAAATCTCCAACGCCTCTTGACCATTTGTTGTTTAACTTATTGAATCCCGATCCTAGGACGCGTTGGACAGCAAGTCAAGCTTTTAAATACATATTGAAACACAAAAAAGCTTTCTGTGAAGAAGAAATTATTTACATTTAA
- the trhA gene encoding PAQR family membrane homeostasis protein TrhA: MKQSEQTIENEDYLWAQGLILKDEWANYLTHGLGLMLSLFGLIFLMIKSFSMEDYWKALNFLIYGSTLVLLYSASTLYHFFKDPSLKKLFRKVDHCAIYLLIAGSYTPFTLIALQGFWGWLLFSIVWILACFGVITKAFFIQRFKTASTWLYLGMGWLIIIAFEPLFNSVSSEGLYWLFIGGGFYTVGVIFYVLDRIRFFHAIWHLFVMGGSICHFFAILFL, encoded by the coding sequence ATGAAACAAAGTGAACAAACCATTGAAAACGAAGATTATTTATGGGCTCAAGGACTTATTCTCAAAGATGAATGGGCGAATTATTTGACCCATGGACTGGGCTTAATGTTAAGTTTATTTGGCTTAATTTTCCTAATGATAAAGTCATTTTCAATGGAAGATTATTGGAAAGCTTTAAACTTTTTGATTTACGGATCTACATTAGTTCTACTTTATTCAGCTTCTACTCTTTATCATTTTTTTAAAGATCCTTCTTTAAAAAAATTATTTAGAAAAGTCGATCATTGTGCAATTTATTTACTTATTGCCGGATCTTATACGCCTTTTACACTAATAGCCTTACAGGGGTTTTGGGGATGGCTATTATTTAGTATTGTTTGGATTTTAGCCTGCTTTGGTGTCATTACTAAAGCTTTTTTTATTCAGCGATTTAAGACAGCCTCAACCTGGCTTTATCTTGGAATGGGATGGTTAATCATCATTGCTTTTGAGCCATTATTCAATTCCGTCTCCTCCGAAGGTTTATATTGGCTTTTTATTGGAGGAGGATTTTATACGGTCGGAGTCATTTTTTATGTATTAGACCGTATTCGCTTTTTTCATGCCATTTGGCATCTTTTTGTGATGGGAGGAAGTATATGCCATTTTTTTGCAATTTTATTTCTCTAA